A window from gamma proteobacterium SS-5 encodes these proteins:
- a CDS encoding protein-L-isoaspartate O-methyltransferase, translated as MHQALLETARHNMIMQQIRPWSPISDRVLETLQSIPREDFVPAAYRNLAFADLEIPLAGGRCLPPPRVEARMLDALAIRANDNILEIGTGNGYLSACLARLGGYVTSIDSNPDYSAEAGKRLARLGIHNISLSRGDVQHLPGGSFDVILLNAGALQRRHPGLEQALVPGGRLFAVIGQAPAMQACLIRRSAQDQWQCQALFETQIPLLEEAPAQAQGFSF; from the coding sequence ATGCATCAAGCCCTACTCGAAACGGCGCGCCACAACATGATCATGCAGCAGATCCGTCCCTGGAGCCCCATCTCTGACCGGGTGCTGGAGACCCTGCAAAGCATCCCGCGGGAAGACTTTGTACCCGCCGCCTACCGCAACCTGGCCTTTGCCGATCTGGAGATCCCCCTGGCTGGGGGCCGCTGCCTGCCGCCACCCCGAGTCGAGGCGCGCATGCTCGACGCCCTGGCCATCCGCGCCAACGACAACATCCTTGAGATAGGCACCGGCAACGGCTACCTCAGCGCCTGTCTGGCCCGACTGGGGGGCTATGTCACCAGCATCGACAGCAACCCCGACTACAGCGCCGAGGCCGGCAAGCGGCTGGCGCGGCTGGGCATCCACAACATCTCCCTCAGCCGGGGCGATGTGCAGCACCTGCCCGGTGGCTCCTTCGATGTCATCCTGCTCAACGCCGGTGCCCTGCAGCGGCGTCATCCCGGGCTGGAACAGGCCCTGGTCCCCGGCGGCCGCCTGTTTGCCGTCATCGGCCAGGCCCCGGCCATGCAGGCCTGCCTGATCCGCCGCAGCGCTCAGGACCAATGGCAATGCCAAGCCCTGTTCGAGACCCAGATCCCCCTGTTGGAAGAGGCACCAGCACAGGCCCAGGGCTTCAGCTTCTGA
- the glmU gene encoding bifunctional UDP-N-acetylglucosamine diphosphorylase/glucosamine-1-phosphate N-acetyltransferase GlmU produces MKLGIIILAAGQGTRMRSALPKVLHDLAGRPLLQHVIDTALELQPELIALVYGHGGELLCQSLPDAPVVWVEQAERLGTAHAVAQAMEAVAGLDRLLVLYGDVPLIRAETLRHLLDCAEGGLGLLTAELADPGGYGRIVRNDLRHVQRIVEHKDADAEELAIREVNSGIMSLDRAQLQGWLQRIGNDNAQGEYYLTDVVGLAVADGVPVEGVVIADPNEILGVNDRVQLADLERRYQHRAAEGLMRAGVSLRDPARFDLRGRLQAGQDCLIDINVIIEGEVVLGDGVQIGAHCLLKDCQIAAGTQVLPHCVIDQALIGPDCRIGPFARIRPGTELAGHNHIGNFVETKNAQVAEGSKINHLSYIGDSQIGRKVNVGAGTITCNYDGANKHRTRIGDGAFIGSNSALVAPVEIGAGATIGAGSVINKNAPDGELTLTRAKQMTLKGWKRPQKEQK; encoded by the coding sequence ATGAAGCTCGGCATCATCATTCTCGCCGCCGGTCAGGGCACGCGCATGCGTTCGGCCCTGCCCAAGGTGTTGCACGACCTGGCCGGTCGGCCCTTGTTGCAGCATGTCATCGACACCGCCCTGGAGCTGCAGCCGGAGCTGATCGCCCTGGTCTATGGCCATGGCGGCGAGCTGCTGTGCCAGAGTCTGCCGGATGCGCCGGTGGTCTGGGTGGAGCAGGCCGAGCGGCTGGGCACGGCCCATGCGGTGGCCCAGGCGATGGAGGCGGTGGCCGGACTGGATCGGCTGCTGGTGCTCTATGGCGATGTGCCCCTGATCCGCGCCGAGACCCTGCGCCATCTGCTGGACTGCGCCGAGGGCGGGCTGGGGCTGTTGACCGCCGAGCTGGCCGATCCTGGCGGCTATGGCCGCATTGTGCGCAATGATCTGCGCCATGTGCAGCGGATTGTCGAGCACAAGGACGCCGATGCCGAGGAGCTGGCGATTCGCGAGGTCAACAGCGGCATCATGAGCCTGGATCGGGCGCAACTGCAGGGCTGGCTGCAGCGCATCGGCAACGATAACGCCCAGGGCGAGTATTACCTCACCGACGTGGTCGGCCTGGCGGTGGCCGATGGGGTGCCGGTGGAGGGGGTGGTGATCGCTGATCCCAACGAGATCCTCGGCGTCAACGACCGCGTCCAGCTTGCTGACCTGGAACGCCGCTACCAGCACCGCGCGGCGGAGGGGCTGATGCGCGCTGGGGTGAGCCTGCGTGATCCGGCGCGGTTTGATCTGCGCGGTCGCCTGCAGGCGGGGCAGGATTGCCTGATCGACATCAATGTGATCATCGAGGGCGAAGTGGTGCTGGGAGATGGGGTGCAGATCGGCGCCCATTGCCTGCTCAAGGACTGCCAGATCGCTGCCGGCACCCAGGTGCTGCCCCACTGCGTCATCGACCAGGCGCTGATCGGCCCGGATTGCCGCATCGGCCCCTTCGCTCGCATCCGCCCCGGCACCGAGCTGGCCGGGCACAACCACATCGGCAACTTCGTCGAGACCAAGAACGCCCAGGTGGCCGAGGGCAGCAAGATCAACCACCTCAGCTACATCGGCGACAGCCAGATCGGCCGCAAGGTGAATGTCGGCGCCGGCACCATCACCTGCAACTACGACGGTGCCAACAAGCACCGCACGCGGATCGGCGATGGTGCCTTCATCGGCTCCAACAGCGCCCTGGTGGCGCCGGTAGAAATCGGCGCGGGTGCTACCATTGGCGCCGGTTCGGTGATCAATAAGAACGCCCCCGATGGGGAGCTGACCCTGACCCGGGCCAAGCAGATGACCCTCAAGGGCTGGAAACGGCCACAGAAGGAGCAGAAATAA